Genomic segment of Salvia hispanica cultivar TCC Black 2014 chromosome 2, UniMelb_Shisp_WGS_1.0, whole genome shotgun sequence:
AAATTCATGCACTACCTCTTTTTAAATCACtgcttaattaaaaattcctATAATCTTAGAGTCAAAACATGGATCATaactacaaaataataaaataaaatgtctaaATTGACTTCTTTGTTAATCAATGGCCATATTATGTCTTCTAAATATGGTACTATACAAGATTTAATAAGGCTTTCCTTATCGattccaaaaatttaattctttatgtTACCTCATCaacttaaataaattgttGCCAAGAATGATCTCAACAACAAAATCCTACTACCAGTCTATCAGATGAAGAGTGAAAGAAATTCCtcaaaaaagaagagaagtaAACataattacgaaaaaaaaaagaaatcccCACACTTAAACAAATCGTATACTCCTTGTTTATGAGAAGCTatctgatttaattaatttagtagcCAATAGGCAATAtgctattattatttgatttatttagtactcctactagtatatacgaaaataaaaaagtccaATATAATTGTTTAAAGTGAAGCCCATTTTTGTTAGTTAAAAGCCCATCCCATTTATGTTCGAAAGCGTGATGTACCGATTTAGAATTTCTTTTATggtaaattaaagaaaaaaacataaggTTTGATTGTAATTGAGGCCCACGACTTTCATCGTCTTCGTCATATGAACAGAACCCGTCGTCTATCTATCTACGCTTCTTGTTTCCGCCATTTCCTCTTCATTAGGCCGCAGGTATGTTTCTTACGAAGAGgtgttttgcaatttttcaCAAATTATGCAGTAGCTACAGTGCTACCCCATATTTGAGTAGCAGCTGTTCAAAATGGGGGATTTGAGATGCGTTATGATTGAGGCTGTTTTTAACTGGACTCGAGACTAAAATTTAATACCAATCCCTAAGTGTTATGTCTTTGGGAAACATTATTTTGAGCAGAATTTTTCATTAGCTGATATCCCCGCtgggattgattttttatatttttctttgatgTTAAGACCCTTTTTTGCATTTCTCACTTATTATTTGGAGGGTAAGCATATTACGAAGTGAGTTGGGTTTTGTTGAGCAAGCTTTGTTGATTGATAGTGAAAACATTGAGCTAGTCAAATCTTTCACAAGACGTTTCTATGACCATAGAGACTTGTTCAAAGTGATGTCTCTACATATACTACACTTGGACAGCAATCCCGATCACCGGTATTTCAAGAAACTCCTAAATCTCTCTCCAAAAATGAAACCAGATTTCTTCAAATATCTCCCATCAGAAATCAGCACAAACATCCTTTCCAGACTCCCTCTTCGAACCATCGCCATAAGCAAGTGTGTCTGCAAACCATGGCTCCGTCTCTAACAACAGATGACTTCATCAAATCCCATCTCGCTAAATCCGACCCCTGCCTAGCTCTCTCCACGCCAGAAGAACACTCAACCTCACTCGCAGTCTACCAACTCAACGACCATCAAAATCTCAATCACCACGATCTTCATTACAATCCACTCACCAAGTTTGATTTCCTCACACCTCAACTATAATATGCTCCGCCAACGGCCTTCTTTTTCTACGGGGTTCCGGTGAAACTCATTATGTATGCAATCCAATCACCCGTCAACACACCGAGCTCCATTGCCCTCAAGAAATAATCAAACCATATCGAAAGGTAGTCAATGGCTTCTATATTTCTTTAAGTTTTTCTTTtggtcaaaaatatatttttattttagctacttcttaattttttttgcgtCTGTCCCTGGCTCCCTGCAGATAGTAAACTATCCCGAGATTCTTGGGATTCTCGCTACGCTTATCCACATTTTGTCAGTTATGGATTTGGCGTGAGCAAAGTAAGTGACCAATATAAAGTGGTTCGGATTTACCTCGACTCCGTCATAGTTCATGGAAACAATGGAAGCTTCTCAGGTAGAAGGGTGATACCTAAAGCTGATTGCCACGTCCACACTCTAGGAACAGGGCAGTGGAGGCGGGTGGAGCCTGGTCCCCTCCTTCTCGAGTACACTTATCGCTCCACATGCGTGTTCCTTACGGTAATCTTCACTGGGTAGCATCGGACAGCGATGAGAAATTGTGGATTTCctgctttgatcttgaaacgGAGAGCTTCAGCTACTTGTCGATTCCTCCCATTTTTCAAGAGAGCTTTGAGCTCGTGCCGGGTTTGTCTACTTTGGGGGAGTGCCTGTGTTTGTGTGATCAGACTATGGAAGAGGAGACTGTGATTTGGGTGATGAAGGAGTATGGTGTCGAGGAATCTTGGACGAAAGAGTATACGATGAGGTTGAACGACGGAGATGAAATTTATGTTGAAGGGTGGGAGCTTGTTTACCCAATCAAAGTTTTTGAAGATGgtgatattttgatgttggTCGAAGACACCCAACTCTTGTACTACTCCGCCAAGAATGAGACGGTTGGACAGGTTGGAATCGTTGGTGCAGCTTCTGGCTCCATTCTTTTCACTCCCACTTTTCTCTCACTCAAAAGTTTGGGAGTGGAGAGTGTTGTTGAAGAGGTCAGGAATGAGTTGGAAGAGTCTATGGGGAACCAGGAGACGGAACCTGTGCTGAATTACGACAAGGCGAGTCCAACGCCTTCGTCGTCGGTCAGGAAAAGAAGGTCCTCGCGCCGAACACGGCCACGGACCAAGTACGGAACACCGTGAAGCAGAGGGTTTGGTGGTCcgatgatgaggaggaggaagatgGTTTAAGGTAGTGTATTAGGATAATTTATCGCTTGCTTTTAAATGGTACTATATTAATGTAGAATTATGACAATTTTCCACCGTAATTTTACTGATTTTTGACAGATTTAGAAGTTAAATGAAGttattttcgttttatttaaattgagttTGTGATGTTTTAATGGTTTAATAGTAAATTCAGTGGTTGAGAGTAGCATAGTTGCAGAAGTATTCTCAATTTCGTTGCTACATTGTATTTGGTGAAAGAATCTGTGATTTGTTTAGAAATTAGAATGGCCTTGATAACGATGTATGATCTCAGTTTGCAGATTAGAGTTGATTATTGGctaatatttgtttgattctGCAAAACTGGAGTTTAAAGCTTTCATGTTCTTCATTGAGTGTTCTTCGTTGAAAATGAGGCTTCTAGGAATAGGTTTCTCACATTTCCTTGAACATCTGCTTCTAGTTTGTGTATAGTCTCAGAATTAGATTCAAGCACAACTCCAACCTAAACTTTGTATAGTCTCATAATTagattcgtgcgaaactgaattagaaagagaagaaggctttgtttctatttagtttttcaagaataataattttaatagacgttttttcttttttaaattgttgtaTTCTCAAATTCTATtgtactagtaataaattagtgagatacttaatatttaagatcataattataaaaattttgacCACTTCTGGCCAATCCtataatttagaaattaaaatataacatcataaatgtttaattttcaaaattgtcttaaaatgtttgaaataaaaagtaatactattaatataatGTGACAATAAAACATCGTTGGATAAGatgatgtcattttatttagTAACCACATCGATTTATCTGAAATGATGTAGTTTTATGTTAGATCAGTTTCGATTTTCCATTATAGGATGGTttctaaaagaaataaaaagtactTCCTTCATCAAGGGATAATTGGTCACTTTGGAGACGAGTTTAATCGTAATGaaaatgggttgaaaaagttaaatgaatgtggtcctacctttatatattaattttataataaaatatgagtagaaaTGAATTATGGATAtggatccactaccaaaaatggtaaaagtgaagtggacAAATTATTGAgacggatcgaaatggaaaattggaCTAATTATCCAGACGGAGGAGTACTCCATAATTTGCGTTtcagtttttagtattatttaaataattattatcccTAAATTCTTGTATATTTGCTTTTTCAAAGAAACTCGTGGCATTTGTTcctgaaaaagaaagaaagtagTACACATTAATTTCACTTGCATAAGCCAATAGGGGACTGACATccactttataatttatatgaaCTTATTGTCGTTGAATTCCTATTTCActgaatttaaattcattgaCTACctcttttaataaattaattattaatctagAAATTACGTTAATAAAATCTCACGGTCGTCTTGATTTATAGaagttcacattttttttgttttaattttgaagtttCGAAGTTGTattgtaatagtaataattactTTACTTTACCTAAAAACATACTagtaagaaaagaaaatactcgaaaataggagtattaattccAACCTAACCGTTACCACTCACCAGTCACAACCGCTACAAAAATTTTAGCTGAATCCTATCGTAATCGTTCCATTTTTATATTCGCGGAAgcacgccgccgccgccgccctaCTTATTGGAAATCTGAAATCACGGCGGAGCAGGTAAGTTTTCCGGGTCGTAACATCTCGCAGCTCTGCTCGTTCATTTTTCTCGACGTTATTTTTCAGATTTGATTTTGGTCTGAGCTATATGATTCTGGATTCTTCTATATGCTTAGCTCTCATTGTTTATTCGATTGcgtttttttggatttatggcaagataattttgaagaaatgtTGCTGATTCTGTTTTAACCGATTAGGGTTGCTTATTACGCCCAATTTTGATTTGGTATTTTGTTTAAAGGCCTAGCCCTAGCTTGAAGCGATTTGGTGTTAGAAATTGATAAGATACCAAACGTACGTTTAATTTCTTAGATCCACACTCTAATACTGCTGCTGTCTGTTCTTTTTAGGTAGAGAAATGATGAATAAATTGGGATAACATTTGCAGACTACAGTGATCTGGATATTTAGTTCTTAATCTCATTTTATGGACTAAAGCCAGAACAAACTCGAAATGAGGAAAGAATTCTTTGCGAATTTACCGTTAGAAATCACCACTGATATCCTCTCGAGACTCCCCTAGAGCTGTTGTTAGCTGCAAGTGTGTTTGCAAGTCATGGCTGAAGCTGCTCAACTCTCACGAGTTTGTGAAGTCTCATCTTTCTAAGTCAGTCCGGGGATGGCTGTTGTCCGGTCTTGTGTGGAGTCTAACTCGTCgaagtttttgaatttgaagacAGCCTTGATCTTGAACACCATCATCTCCGCTACAGATTGGTCACCAAGTTTGCTTTCCTTTTGCGGAAGTGATACGAGGTTCAGCTAATGGGTTGCTATTTCTGACCGGTGACCAACCTTCTGATCTTTACATTTGCAACCCTATAACACGGCACTACATCAAGCTCCGCCCAGACGTGGACTCGGTCTACTCGTTATCTCAAATCGTTGCGTATGGATTTGGAGTGTCCAGGGTGACTGGCCAACAAAAGGGCGGTTAGGATTGTCTACGACTATGATCTAGAAACAGAGGATTCGCTTAGAGTTACCAAATCTCAATGTGAGGTATACACTCTTGGAACACGAACATGGAGAAGCGTCATACCTGGTGCCCTGCTAATGTATGATACATTTGGGATATTTCTTAATGGAAATCTTCACTGGTTGGTGGTAGATCCAAATGCCCCATCACAGatttcttgctttgatcttgaaacaGAGTTTTTCACCACCTTCTCTCATCCTCCTCTTTTGGCGAATGGAGGGTTTGTGGGAACCTATCAGTTCTGGCAGGTAGCCtatgcttatgtgataattcaTCCGAAGACAAAATTGTCATCTGGGTGATGAGGGAATATAGAATTCGAGACGACTTGGGCAAAGGAGTACATCATCAGCAAAGATCCCGATCTTTGTGGAGCTTATGTGCTTGTTTTCCCTATCAAAGTTTTCGAAGATGGTGACATCTTGATGGAGTGTGAAGACTTTGTCCTGTTCTACTACTGGACAAGACTAAAACTACGCATAAGATTGAAATGTTCGAGGCTCGTGGCGGAAATCATTCCCGGATCGATGCAATCCTCCACACCCCGAGCTTTATGTCGCTGAGAGGTTTCGAAATGGAGGACGTGAATTCGTTCTGAGCTCGAAGCTTCTTACTTAAGGTAGCATATTCGTATTAGTTGTAATATGCTCAGACTTCAGGATGCGCAATGTATTTGTTCTAATAATCcaactaaatttttattattagtcCAGATTCATTTTAGAATagattttttgtaaataaagtaattaaaaagaGATGAGTGAACtaaagaaatgagaaaaatatcgTTCGACTTTAATATGGGATAAAACTTTAGAGTAGTACATTTATCTCCACTCACCTAAAGAAAGATAGCAGGGTTCGGAAAAAGcaaatttgaagaagaaatgaagaatAGTCCACAACTTTAGCATCTGTATAAAGTAAAATTGTCGGATTAAATTGATAACAGTACATAGACTACACAAAAAATCCAAATGTGATCAACAATGATTGATGtattataatgtttttttatcaacTTTTCTGAAATCATGACTGTCCTTCTAATTAGATACTCCATATAGTATGGTGAAATATGGATATGATGCTACGTTAATAAAGTTAACCATCATCAAATAAGTGATATTACAAATTAGTGAGTGGAATGCAACTTTAGTGAAAAGCAAAGACTGCTATACTCATCAATGTTCTTCTGGTTAACAATTAATACAGAAACACATGATGCACgatcatataatatatagtagtactactaatcttttccttttaaaaagGAGCATAGGCTCCACCAATcaattcttttcttatttttgtacGTAAAGTTATTGTATTATTGTAGTATCCATCACCAGGTCCGATACTAAGAAAATTATCATTTCGAATtctcaaactcaaatttagaaaatttagcTTTCACTAagttttttagtaattgattgTTGTTTCAGGTGTAATTTGGGAAAGAACAACTGTCGTAATTTCTGCGTGATTGTGACTTTATCAAAGTACAAATTATATAGAATgttaaatcaaacaattttcaGCGCGCAGCTACAGCTACATAAATCCACAGCCAAACTTAAAAAGAGTTCTATGCTGACACAAAATTTAGATATGCTTCCGTTAGTACGATAAAATGACTTAGCTAAAAATTGTGCAGCCAAGTCGTTAACTTCACTCCCCAATCATTGTTACTAAATTAAGTTACTATTTTGAGTAAACTTTAAATCATGTCtctcaaaaataaacattgaatttttagaaattttgactacatatatttattattcttaaaaATTCCAAGTTGAGGATTTTTTTGAAGTtgactctattatttttctagaaaaattatgaaaatttgtcaaattCTAGAACATAAATTTCTACTTATGATTcatcgtacaatttttttaaaaaatatgtgagataaatgtaaataaatccTTAATTTAACGCTGGATGAATACGGATTTGATGAAAATTCAGTGTCATCTATTTACCCTTATAACGTGACGCACAGTTAACCCTTGTAAAGTGGAATCAGTATTCTATAAAACCGAGGTTCGGGGACATAACTAATGCAACTCACAGAAAATCATtggtgtttgtttgtttggaTTCTCCATGGCTTCCACCGACAATGACTTCAAACTTACAATGCTCCTATTCTGTCTCCTCTTACTCACCTCCTTTCATCTCACAGGTAATGAATCTACTTCATTCCCATATACATCTACTTAGTATGATGCCATTACACATTTCTTTCCTCTTTGATGGttactattaaaatttggtacatacataaacaaaagaaatgattTGGAGGGCTTTAGCCTACTCCAGAGATGCGACCCCATCTAGCTCCGTCACTTTTTGACCGATTTTGACCCGTTTGTTGGCACATGCATGCAGCTGGGCAGGTGGGCACCTTCTACGGAAGACTGGGTAACAACCTGCCCAGCCAGCCACGGTGCGCCTATACCAGCAGAACAACATCCGCAGGATGCGCCTGTTCGACCCGCACGGCCCCACTCTCCGCGCCCTCAACGGCACCAACATCCGCCTCATGATGGGCGTGTCGCACTCCGACCTCCGCGACCTGGCCAACTGCCCCCAGGCCGCGAGCGCGTGGGTCCGCCGCAACATCCTCCGCTTCCCCAACGTCACCTTCCGCCAGATCATCGTGGGGAACGAGATCGACCCCGCCTCGGAGCTGGGGCCCTTCGTCTTCCCGGCCATCCAGAACGTGTACCGCGCCGTGCGCGCCGCGGGCCTGGGAGGGCAGATCAAGGTCTCCACTTCCATCAGCATAAACCTGCTGACCCGCTACAGCCCCGCAGGCCGCCAGGTTCAAGTGCAGCGTGAACTGGTTCATCAGGCCGATCGTGGAGTTCGTGACGGAGACTAACGCGCCCTTGCATTTCAACGTCTTCCCCTTCTACGCCTACCTCAACGATCGCAGGAACATAAACCTCTCCTTCGCGCTCCTGCAGCCCAACAGCGGCGTGGTCCTCGGCGGCGTCTACTACGACAATCTCTTCTACGTCATCTACGACGCGTTCATCGCGGCCGTGGATAAGATCATCGCCCAGGCCGCAGCTCTCCCTCAATGGAATAGGCGAGGAGAAGAAAACTCCGGACGGACGTCATTCGGGGTCGAGTGGTCATGGTTCAGACGGAAGTCACCCAGGTCGTAGTATCGATGCTCTAACTGACGGCCCCATCAACACGCTCCAAAACGCCAGAATCTACATCAACAATTTGATGCGGGTGGTCAGGAACGGGACGCCCATGAGGCCCGCCGCCCTATAGAGACCTACATAGTGTCCATGTTCGATGAGAATCTGAGGCCCGGCCCCCCCTACGATAGGACTTTCGGTATCTTTTTGCCCAACGGCCAGCCCAAGTTCCCCTTCCGTTTCCGCTAGCTCATGCATCCATGCATCCcattatttgttttacttttattttttggcgTTATAAGGAGCTTACCCCTACCTGTGTTTCTACAGCTCCAttcttgtgtttgtgtgtCATGTTATTTCTAATTAAGATTGGTGCTCCACTCTTGTTTTTTAACTTTGAACAGCAATGCTAAATACTCTCCGTCTTTCCTATTACGTGTCCCATTTTGATGAGCGGAAATGGTTGGAACTAGACTCCTACCTAATTTTATGtatcatgaatttaaaataaaatgtgagtaaataTGATAGTATAAATGAGTCTTGTTATAatacaaaagagaaagaagatgaCTAACACAGGTGACTTTCTTATATGGAGaagaattaattaacaaatggAAAGTGAATTAGTGAAGTACTTTTTCTTTGTGGAGGGTGAGTTCGAAGTTGCTTTGTTTTAAcaatttcttacttttttcatgGAGTATTAGTTGTAAATGCTTCTTACCTTTTTTTAAgcttttcttttatatatgcaagttgcttttatttaaataccatgtggtattttttattgacaCATCCAATCAAATTGTTCTCATTGATCTACACTCTAAGTACACTGTATCCTTACAATTATTTGGATTGAAAACAATAGCAAATTCATGACACCAACCTAATAAACACACTAGCAAACAGGCATAGAAAATCAGCAAACAAACCATACTCGACAAACCAAATTAATTCACCTACAAaaactagtattaattattttacaatgCAAGTGTCACTTGCCATGCTTCGTCTCGTCTACTGTAAAATCCGCTTTGATCTTCTGAAGAGCAACTACTACATGCTTCATGTTAGTTCTTTTCTCACATGAAAAGGCTAAACATTTGATTGCCAATTCGAAAATAGATGTCACACATTGGAATGAATGTCCATCTTCTATTGATATCAAACCAGATGCCACAATTTCCCTTATTGCATTTTCTTGTAATGCATTTTCCACCCACTCCTTTATGTTCATCTGTCGTTGAACATATCATCTGTTGGCTTCTTGCTAGTAAACATCTCCAGTAATAGTATCCCATAACTGTATACATCTCCACTTGTAGATACCTTTCCTTCTAATCCCAGCTCTATTAAATGAATTTCACATATTCAGAtgcatcataaaatattaccAACACTAATTTTAAGGgaaaatttaacaatttaataGGATTACATGCATTACCTGGTGCTGCATAACCAACTGTTGCCCAGTTTGAAGTATGAACTGCAACCTGTCATTGTCAAAGAGCTTGGAAATGCCAAAATCACCATCGAGCAGTCATATCTGCATCGAGCAACACATTGTTTGGCTTTATATCACAGTGGACAACAGCATATGTATGATAGTGATGAAGGTATTCCAAGGCTGATGCCACATCTATTGCTATGTTCAGTCTCTGCACGAGATCTAGAAAATACTTGGGCGAATGAAGCCATTTCTCCAAGCTTCCATGCGGCATATATTCAAGAATCAAGGCTTTGAAATCAGGGTTACTACAACAACCAAGTATCTTCACCAAGTTCCGATGCCGAATGGTGCTCAATATCCGACTCTCAGTCTCAAAGCTCTTGGTAGCTCTTTCGTGTTGCAAGTTGAACACTTTGACTGCAACTTGTATCCCATTTCCAAGCGCCATCTTGTATACGGCTCCCATGCCTCCTCGTCCGAGTAGGTTTAACTCACTAAAGGAACTTGTCTCCTTAATGATTTCCCTTTCTGAAACTGTGATCCAACCAAGATCCACCTTTTGATCCTCGGTTGTATTAGTTGGTTTTCTCTTGAGGCACCCTCCATCTTCTTATGACAATGTGTATGCCAACCACCACAATCATAAATGCAACAAAGGGAGGAACaacatatttcattattacaCCAAAACTCTTCGATGAATGACTTCCCTTGCAAGATGGCACTTGAAATCTTTCCACACCACAAAGGCCAGAGTTGTTCACAAATGACTGAGCACTAATATTGGAAAAACCACCAGGAATTCTCCCTTCCAATCGATTACACGACACATTAAAGAAGTCAAGATCAAGCTTCCCCAACAAGTCAGGTATTAAACCAGAAAGATGATTGTTAGAAAGATCCAATGTCTCCAACACCTTGAGCTTCCCCACTGATGGGGGATGGTTCCATTCAACAAATTACTCGATAGATTCAGATCCTTCAGCGATTGACAAGCTTCGATTTCGCTGGGAATAGAGCCTGAAAACATGTTAGACGACAAGTCCAACGTGTAGACAGCCTTCAACCTTCCTATCTCATATGGTATCCGACCAGTGAAATTGTTTGAAGACATACTTAGTTCTAAAAGATCCGGAAGATTCACCAAGTTTGAAGGAAGCGTGGAATTCAACTTGTTCGAATCAAGCCAAACTCTTCTCAGAGATTTAACATCCCCCAAACATTCAGGTATTGGACCAGTTAGCTTATTCCCACCCAAGAAAAGCTCCATCAATTCACTCATATTGCAAACATCAGTAGGGATATATCCTCCAAGCTTGTTATCATAAAGGTAGAGCTTCCCGAGTTGCTTCAACTTCCCAACGTTGCCGGGATGAACCCTTGGAGTTCATTCATTGATAAATCCAAAATCCTTAAACTGCTTAAATTTCCAAAACCAGAAGGAATGGCTCCACGGATGTTGCAGTTCCACATCGTAAAACTAACAAGAGAAGTCGACAAATTCCCAATGGAAGGTGGGAGGACAGCATTCTTCAATGACATGTCTGATAATTCCAAGTTCTCTAAATCCTGACAGttagttaatgaagagagaaaccctaattcttgaTCTGGCAGATTGAGATCGGCCAAATTGTTTCCCCAAAGGCGAAGTATTCGCAACTTTCTTAGACTACCAAAGTCGGGGATTGGGCGGTGAATGAGTTTGAGGTCAAGTCGATTTTAGTAAGCATCGAAGCATTAGCGATAGAGGTTGGAATTTTTCCACTGAACTTGTTAGAGTTTAAGAGCAGCTCTACGAGACTGCCAAGTGTGAAGCCGATGTCGGGAGGAAGGCTGCCGGAAAAATTATTCTCGCCAAGATCTAATGTCTTGAGGGTTGAGATGTTGAATATGGAAGGAGGGATGGAACCACTTAAGAAATCGTTGAGATATACTTGAATGTACTCCATGTTTATGAGATTCCCAAGCTCTGCCGGTAACTCACCTTTCAAGttataattaatacaaattCAGAGTGAgaaatcaaatactactagAGAAAAGGAGCCATTCTAATTTGGTTGATGCATAGgtttggaaaagaaaaaaaatgtcatgaaatttgatacagtATAATACCTTGCATAGAACAAGAAGAATGATGGAGTTTAAACCCCATGCACTATTAATTTAGTGGCAATTAAATGTCTTGTTTAGCCCTTTTGGGGTTTTTGCAtatcttatttcactttactctcttttgattcacatttaattatttagtctcttttttgggtttttcacagactcctaaaaaaaaaaaatattatcaaacaaccctaacaaaaaaatattgtcgggtttttttgttttaaaaccCCCCTAAAAATCCTAAAAgggggtatttttgtcattcCATTATATTGCTAACATATGTTTTTCCCACTTTTAAAATCCAATAActtctttaaaatttcttaatatgtttccattgaatttaaaattttgtcattatttaaactttctaatttttttaatataaagtttatcattatcattaattaatccccgatatgtaaataataaaatgagatactttcttctttaaaaaactcattttctagtatttttttgtttctattttttttattttctttttattttttcccttgatttaaaaatcaattttatttattatgaaaatatcataattttgtggttttaaatttttagaaattcacaattttttaaatttcaaatactattattaaaaaaaaaaaattcaaggacTAAAAAACTAATGTCaacttgaattttttaaaaatattatttatgtttaaattttttatcataacaacaagaaactataaaaatttatatctaaagATTGAATGTATATgatgttgaaaatttggtttttaaactaaattagaattgaataaaatatcaattataaaaataatcttaaagTTAAGGCTTAATTAAGTAAcatacattttataaattgttaaattagCAAAAAAGTTTTGGacataacaaatttttaaatttaaattagtaatataggaaatagttgaaatagtgttagagtgaataGTGAAATCCGCATTACTAATATCATTAGTAGTGTTATgcatacatataaaaaaggcgagttttgggtgatttttgaatatttatgaattttggtatagatttaaatatttataaatatagggtgtgaaattaaatatttaagtagCCGCTAATAAAACATGGAGAAACCCGCTTAATTATAAATGACCCCAATTTTAAAAACCGCTACATTCAAATGAATTAAAACCGCTAAAAACGAGCTAATCAATTACAatgctattatattgatactgagcatactaaattaaaaaaagatgatTCCCTATTAGTCAaccaacataaaaaaaaaaggtcaaatgatgaattaaaaaaattccccttaatcaatattataatCAATTCTTTTTAAAAGTAATGGCCATCCTCTTATTTGTCCTCTACACTATAAATATGTAGTATTTGCAAGATTATAATCActtcttcatttcttatttttttgttgaaaccATGGAATTCATCTTCCTTGATAATCTACAACCCTTTTGCAATATTTGTCACAAAAAAATGTAATCTCCTTAGAATGTATTTTCCTTGGGGGTGGTATAGGGGTCAAAACCCCTTTTTATTAGGTTTATCTTAAAAAAGGTTTTTT
This window contains:
- the LOC125206683 gene encoding glucan endo-1,3-beta-glucosidase-like, translating into MRLFDPHGPTLRALNGTNIRLMMGVSHSDLRDLANCPQAASAWVRRNILRFPNVTFRQIIVGNEIDPASELGPFVFPAIQNVYRAVRAAGLGGQIKAARFKCSVNWFIRPIVEFVTETNAPLHFNVFPFYAYLNDRRNINLSFALLQPNSGVVLGGVYYDNLFYVIYDAFIAAVDKIIAQAAALPQWNRRGEENSGRTSFGVEWSWFRRKSPRS
- the LOC125206685 gene encoding probable leucine-rich repeat receptor-like protein kinase At1g35710, producing the protein MSLKNAVLPPSIGNLSTSLVSFTMVHPGNVGKLKQLGKLYLYDNKLGGYIPTDVCNMSELMELFLGGNKLTGPIPECLGDVKSLRRVWLDSNKLNSTLPSNLVNLPDLLELSMSSNNFTGRIPYEIGRLKAVYTLDLSSNMFSGSIPSEIEALGKLKVLETLDLSNNHLSGLIPDLLGKLDLDFFNVSCNRLEGRIPGGFSNISAQSFVNNSGLCGVERFQVPSCKGSHSSKSFGVIMKYVVPPFVAFMIVVVGIHIVIRRWRVPQEKTN